The following are from one region of the Nicotiana tomentosiformis chromosome 7, ASM39032v3, whole genome shotgun sequence genome:
- the LOC104120252 gene encoding beta-glucosidase 18-like encodes MKMGNKTKNSYFICLLLLLQRVSANSIIGQGGNELEEEVKRSEFPDSFLFGTSTSAYQIEGAYIEDGRSLSNWDVFSHTNGSITNGGNGDVADDHYHSYLEDIDIMASLGVNAYRFSISWSRVLPRGKLGAVNPAGIKFYNNIIDNLLLKGVAPFVTIHHNDFPQELEDRYGAWLSPLMQEEFVHFAETCFKGFGDRVKYWATINEPNLFAELAYMNGVFPPSHCSPPFGKCSSGNSDIEPLLVVHNSILAHAKAVKLYRHHFQAKQGGMIGMVASAYMYKPITDDEADIKAAARALTFHVAWLLDPLVYGDYPTEMREYHGRKLPKFSSEEKRLIKNSTDFIGLNHYSTLLVKDCLLSNCPCNMNDNNNPTCSHGENRAILGFLLTTGQNEDGAFVGDPMGMPGLYVVPQGIEEIVDYIKKRYNNMPIIVTENGYASIDKQEEGYELVKDMKRIKYHKAYLASLARSIRNGADVRGYFIWSLMDNFEWIFGYTIKFGLYQVNPLTLDRIPKLSAHWYKDFLTNSSLNNIQAKKSIYGV; translated from the exons ATGAAGATGGGCAACAAAACTAAGAACTCCTACTTCATTTGTCTCCTCTTACTATTGCAACGTGTTTCTGCCAACAGTATTATCGGCCAAGGAGGAAATGAGTTGGAAGAAGAGGTTAAAAGATCAGAATTTCCAGATAGTTTTCTTTTTGGAACATCAACTTCTGCCTATCAA ATCGAAGGAGCATATATTGAAGACGGCAGAAGTCTTAGCAACTGGGATGTTTTTTCTCATACCAATG GCAGTATCACAAATGGAGGAAATGGAGATGTAGCCGACGACCACTACCATAGTTACTTG GAAGATATTGATATAATGGCCTCTCTTGGAGTAAATGCTTATCGATTCTCCATTTCCTGGAGTAGAGTTCTTCCAA GAGGAAAGTTAGGGGCCGTGAATCCAGCTGGAATCAAGTTTTACAATAATATCATTGATAATCTCTTACTTAAAG GAGTAGCACCATTTGTGACGATCCATCATAATGACTTTCCTCAAGAACTTGAGGACAGATATGGGGCCTGGCTCAGCCCTCTGATGCA GGAAGAGTTTGTGCACTTTGCAGAAACATGTTTTAAAGGTTTTGGGGATAGAGTGAAGTATTGGGCCACAATAAATGAGCCTAATTTATTCGCGGAACTTGCCTATATGAATGGTGTATTCCCACCTTCACATTGTTCACCCCCTTTTGGAAAATGTTCCTCTGGTAATTCAGACATTGAGCCTCTACTTGTCGTCCACAACTCAATATTGGCTCATGCAAAGGCTGTCAAACTCTATCGTCACCATTTCCAGGCAA AACAGGGTGGAATGATAGGAATGGTGGCGAGTGCTTACATGTATAAGCCAATTACGGATGATGAGGCTGACATTAAAGCTGCAGCTAGAGCTTTGACTTTTCATGTGGCTTG GCTTCTTGATCCTCTAGTATATGGAGATTATCCTACAGAAATGCGAGAGTATCACGGCAGGAAATTACCAAAGTTCAGCTCTGAAGAAAAAAGGCTTATAAAAAATAGCACCGACTTCATAGGGCTTAACCATTATTCCACTTTGTTGGTGAAGGATTGCCTTCTTTCCAATTGCCCATGCAATATGAATGACAATAATAATCCAACTTGTAGCCATGGTGAAAATCGTGCCATCCTTGGGTTTTTGCTCACTACTGGACAGAACGAAGATGGTGCTTTCGTAGGAGATCCG ATGGGAATGCCTGGATTGTATGTGGTTCCACAAGGCATAGAAGAGATTGTGGATTATATAAAGAAGAGATACAATAACATGCCTATAATTGTGACTGAAAATG GGTACGCTTCAATCGACAAGCAAGAAGAAGGATATGAGTTGGTCAAAGACATGAAGCGAATTAAATATCACAAAGCATACCTTGCATCTTTGGCTCGATCAATTAG GAATGGTGCGGATGTGCGTGGTTATTTCATATGGagtttgatggataattttgAATGGATATTTGGTTACACCATTAAATTCGGGCTTTATCAAGTTAATCCTCTTACGTTGGATCGAATCCCAAAACTGTCGGCTCACTGGTATAAAGATTTCCTCACCAATAGTAGCCTCAACAATATACAAGCAAAGAAATCAATATATGGAGTTTAG